In Balearica regulorum gibbericeps isolate bBalReg1 chromosome 32, bBalReg1.pri, whole genome shotgun sequence, a single genomic region encodes these proteins:
- the LOC142598959 gene encoding class I histocompatibility antigen, F10 alpha chain-like isoform X1, translated as MGPGRALGLGLLLGVLGGAASELHSLRYFDVGVSEPSPGVPQFLSVGYVDGNLISRYDSETRRAVPGADWMRDNLDQQYWDEETQTEQNNQWFYHLSLNVVQGRYNQSGRAHTVQRMVGCDLLEDGGTRGYWQIAYDGRDFIAFDMDTMTFTAADAAAQITRRNWEEDGTVAGQWKHYLQNTCVEWLRKYVSYGQAVLERKERPTVRVSGKETPGILTLHCRAYGFYPRPITVSWLKDGEVRDHETERGSIAPNSDGTFYTWASIAARPEEKDKYRCRVEHASLPEPGLFAWEPESNLLAIVLGVIAAMLAVIAIIAGVVIWKHRSGKKGHGMASSEYWGQVWLQPLPSAGEVSWLRFLAAAGISPSPVLPVPPLFTAP; from the exons atggggccgggccgggcgctggggctggggctgctgctgggggtccTCGGCGGGGCGGCGAGCG AGCTCCACTCCCTGCGCTATTTCGACGTCGGGGTGTCAGAGCCCAGCCCGGGGGTGCCCCAGTTCTTGTCCGTGGGGTACGTGGACGGGAACCTCATTTCACGCTACGACAGCGAGACGAGGAGGGCGGTACCTGGGGCGGACTGGATGAGGGACAACCTGGATCAGCAGTACTGGGACGAGGAGACCCAGACGGAACAGAACAATCAGTGGTTTTACCACTTGAGCCTGAATGTAGTGCAAGGCCGCTATAACCAGAGTGGGA GGGCTCACACGGTGCAGCGCATGGTCGGCTGTGACCTCCTGGAGGATGGTGGCACCAGGGGGTATTGGCAGATCGCCTACGACGGGAGGGACTTCATCGCCTTCGACATGGACACAATGACGTTCACCGCAGCGGACGCAGCAGCACAAATCACCAGGAGGAACTGGGAGGAGGATGGGACTGTCGCTGGGCAATGGAAGCACTACCTGCAGAACACCTGCGTCGAGTGGCTGAGGAAATACGTGAGCTACGGGCAGGCCGTGCTGGAGAGGAAAG AGCGCCCCACGGTCCGAGTGTCAGGGAAGGAGACCCCCGGGATCCTGACCTTGCACTGCCGCGCTTACGGCTTCTACCCGCGGCCCATCACCGTGAGCTGGCTGAAGGACGGCGAGGTCAGGGACCACGAGACCGAGCGGGGCAGCATCGCGCCCAACAGCGACGGCACCTTCTACACCTGGGCCTCCATTGCGGCCCGCCCGGAGGAGAAGGACAAGTACCGGTGCCGCGTGGAGCACGCCAGCCTGCCCGAGCCCGGGCTCTTTGCGTGGG AGCCGGAGTCCAACCTGTTGGCCATCGTGTTGGGTGTGATTGctgccatgctggctgtcatcGCCATCATCGCCGGAGTCGTCATTTGGAAGCACAGATCAG ggAAGAAGGGCCACGGCATGGCGTCAAGTGAGTACTGGGGGCAGGTCTGGCTCCAGCCGCTGCCCAGTGCCGGGGAGGTCTCGTGGCTCCGGTTTCTGGCCGCTGCCGGCATTTCCCCATCCCCCGTCCTCCCTGTGCCACCCCTCTTTACAGCCCCGTAG
- the LOC142598959 gene encoding class I histocompatibility antigen, F10 alpha chain-like isoform X2, giving the protein MGPGRALGLGLLLGVLGGAASELHSLRYFDVGVSEPSPGVPQFLSVGYVDGNLISRYDSETRRAVPGADWMRDNLDQQYWDEETQTEQNNQWFYHLSLNVVQGRYNQSGRAHTVQRMVGCDLLEDGGTRGYWQIAYDGRDFIAFDMDTMTFTAADAAAQITRRNWEEDGTVAGQWKHYLQNTCVEWLRKYVSYGQAVLERKERPTVRVSGKETPGILTLHCRAYGFYPRPITVSWLKDGEVRDHETERGSIAPNSDGTFYTWASIAARPEEKDKYRCRVEHASLPEPGLFAWEPESNLLAIVLGVIAAMLAVIAIIAGVVIWKHRSGKKGHGMASSTDSVSGSSAQVMNA; this is encoded by the exons atggggccgggccgggcgctggggctggggctgctgctgggggtccTCGGCGGGGCGGCGAGCG AGCTCCACTCCCTGCGCTATTTCGACGTCGGGGTGTCAGAGCCCAGCCCGGGGGTGCCCCAGTTCTTGTCCGTGGGGTACGTGGACGGGAACCTCATTTCACGCTACGACAGCGAGACGAGGAGGGCGGTACCTGGGGCGGACTGGATGAGGGACAACCTGGATCAGCAGTACTGGGACGAGGAGACCCAGACGGAACAGAACAATCAGTGGTTTTACCACTTGAGCCTGAATGTAGTGCAAGGCCGCTATAACCAGAGTGGGA GGGCTCACACGGTGCAGCGCATGGTCGGCTGTGACCTCCTGGAGGATGGTGGCACCAGGGGGTATTGGCAGATCGCCTACGACGGGAGGGACTTCATCGCCTTCGACATGGACACAATGACGTTCACCGCAGCGGACGCAGCAGCACAAATCACCAGGAGGAACTGGGAGGAGGATGGGACTGTCGCTGGGCAATGGAAGCACTACCTGCAGAACACCTGCGTCGAGTGGCTGAGGAAATACGTGAGCTACGGGCAGGCCGTGCTGGAGAGGAAAG AGCGCCCCACGGTCCGAGTGTCAGGGAAGGAGACCCCCGGGATCCTGACCTTGCACTGCCGCGCTTACGGCTTCTACCCGCGGCCCATCACCGTGAGCTGGCTGAAGGACGGCGAGGTCAGGGACCACGAGACCGAGCGGGGCAGCATCGCGCCCAACAGCGACGGCACCTTCTACACCTGGGCCTCCATTGCGGCCCGCCCGGAGGAGAAGGACAAGTACCGGTGCCGCGTGGAGCACGCCAGCCTGCCCGAGCCCGGGCTCTTTGCGTGGG AGCCGGAGTCCAACCTGTTGGCCATCGTGTTGGGTGTGATTGctgccatgctggctgtcatcGCCATCATCGCCGGAGTCGTCATTTGGAAGCACAGATCAG ggAAGAAGGGCCACGGCATGGCGTCAA GCACAGACAGTGTCTCTGGCAGCTCAGCCCAAG TGATGAACGCCTAA
- the LOC142598959 gene encoding class I histocompatibility antigen, F10 alpha chain-like isoform X4 has translation MGPGRALGLGLLLGVLGGAASGAHTVQRMVGCDLLEDGGTRGYWQIAYDGRDFIAFDMDTMTFTAADAAAQITRRNWEEDGTVAGQWKHYLQNTCVEWLRKYVSYGQAVLERKERPTVRVSGKETPGILTLHCRAYGFYPRPITVSWLKDGEVRDHETERGSIAPNSDGTFYTWASIAARPEEKDKYRCRVEHASLPEPGLFAWEPESNLLAIVLGVIAAMLAVIAIIAGVVIWKHRSGKKGHGMASSEYWGQVWLQPLPSAGEVSWLRFLAAAGISPSPVLPVPPLFTAP, from the exons atggggccgggccgggcgctggggctggggctgctgctgggggtccTCGGCGGGGCGGCGAGCG GGGCTCACACGGTGCAGCGCATGGTCGGCTGTGACCTCCTGGAGGATGGTGGCACCAGGGGGTATTGGCAGATCGCCTACGACGGGAGGGACTTCATCGCCTTCGACATGGACACAATGACGTTCACCGCAGCGGACGCAGCAGCACAAATCACCAGGAGGAACTGGGAGGAGGATGGGACTGTCGCTGGGCAATGGAAGCACTACCTGCAGAACACCTGCGTCGAGTGGCTGAGGAAATACGTGAGCTACGGGCAGGCCGTGCTGGAGAGGAAAG AGCGCCCCACGGTCCGAGTGTCAGGGAAGGAGACCCCCGGGATCCTGACCTTGCACTGCCGCGCTTACGGCTTCTACCCGCGGCCCATCACCGTGAGCTGGCTGAAGGACGGCGAGGTCAGGGACCACGAGACCGAGCGGGGCAGCATCGCGCCCAACAGCGACGGCACCTTCTACACCTGGGCCTCCATTGCGGCCCGCCCGGAGGAGAAGGACAAGTACCGGTGCCGCGTGGAGCACGCCAGCCTGCCCGAGCCCGGGCTCTTTGCGTGGG AGCCGGAGTCCAACCTGTTGGCCATCGTGTTGGGTGTGATTGctgccatgctggctgtcatcGCCATCATCGCCGGAGTCGTCATTTGGAAGCACAGATCAG ggAAGAAGGGCCACGGCATGGCGTCAAGTGAGTACTGGGGGCAGGTCTGGCTCCAGCCGCTGCCCAGTGCCGGGGAGGTCTCGTGGCTCCGGTTTCTGGCCGCTGCCGGCATTTCCCCATCCCCCGTCCTCCCTGTGCCACCCCTCTTTACAGCCCCGTAG
- the LOC142598959 gene encoding class I histocompatibility antigen, F10 alpha chain-like isoform X3, with protein MRDNLDQQYWDEETQTEQNNQWFYHLSLNVVQGRYNQSGRAHTVQRMVGCDLLEDGGTRGYWQIAYDGRDFIAFDMDTMTFTAADAAAQITRRNWEEDGTVAGQWKHYLQNTCVEWLRKYVSYGQAVLERKERPTVRVSGKETPGILTLHCRAYGFYPRPITVSWLKDGEVRDHETERGSIAPNSDGTFYTWASIAARPEEKDKYRCRVEHASLPEPGLFAWEPESNLLAIVLGVIAAMLAVIAIIAGVVIWKHRSGKKGHGMASSEYWGQVWLQPLPSAGEVSWLRFLAAAGISPSPVLPVPPLFTAP; from the exons ATGAGGGACAACCTGGATCAGCAGTACTGGGACGAGGAGACCCAGACGGAACAGAACAATCAGTGGTTTTACCACTTGAGCCTGAATGTAGTGCAAGGCCGCTATAACCAGAGTGGGA GGGCTCACACGGTGCAGCGCATGGTCGGCTGTGACCTCCTGGAGGATGGTGGCACCAGGGGGTATTGGCAGATCGCCTACGACGGGAGGGACTTCATCGCCTTCGACATGGACACAATGACGTTCACCGCAGCGGACGCAGCAGCACAAATCACCAGGAGGAACTGGGAGGAGGATGGGACTGTCGCTGGGCAATGGAAGCACTACCTGCAGAACACCTGCGTCGAGTGGCTGAGGAAATACGTGAGCTACGGGCAGGCCGTGCTGGAGAGGAAAG AGCGCCCCACGGTCCGAGTGTCAGGGAAGGAGACCCCCGGGATCCTGACCTTGCACTGCCGCGCTTACGGCTTCTACCCGCGGCCCATCACCGTGAGCTGGCTGAAGGACGGCGAGGTCAGGGACCACGAGACCGAGCGGGGCAGCATCGCGCCCAACAGCGACGGCACCTTCTACACCTGGGCCTCCATTGCGGCCCGCCCGGAGGAGAAGGACAAGTACCGGTGCCGCGTGGAGCACGCCAGCCTGCCCGAGCCCGGGCTCTTTGCGTGGG AGCCGGAGTCCAACCTGTTGGCCATCGTGTTGGGTGTGATTGctgccatgctggctgtcatcGCCATCATCGCCGGAGTCGTCATTTGGAAGCACAGATCAG ggAAGAAGGGCCACGGCATGGCGTCAAGTGAGTACTGGGGGCAGGTCTGGCTCCAGCCGCTGCCCAGTGCCGGGGAGGTCTCGTGGCTCCGGTTTCTGGCCGCTGCCGGCATTTCCCCATCCCCCGTCCTCCCTGTGCCACCCCTCTTTACAGCCCCGTAG